From a region of the Paenibacillus sp. FSL R10-2734 genome:
- a CDS encoding zinc metallopeptidase, producing the protein MGMYLLVIIAFIFSLWAQFRVKGTFSKWSKVANLNGLTGYEAARRMLDANGLHDVPIEPVRGTLSDHYDPIHRVVRLSEPVYYESSIAAVSVACHEVGHAIQHKVSYPMLTLRHRMFPVVNFASGIAPFMLMAGFIFGYFNLIGLGIIFFSAAVAFQLVTLPVEFNASNRARQVMVEQGYIRNEEERGVAKVLNAAALTYVAAALVSLLELLRLITVFLGNRD; encoded by the coding sequence ATGGGAATGTATCTATTAGTAATTATCGCCTTTATTTTTTCATTATGGGCCCAGTTCAGAGTTAAAGGAACATTCAGCAAATGGTCCAAGGTGGCCAACTTAAACGGTCTGACAGGATATGAAGCAGCTAGACGCATGCTCGACGCAAACGGCCTTCACGATGTTCCGATTGAGCCTGTAAGAGGTACGCTTTCTGACCATTATGATCCGATTCACAGAGTTGTACGCTTATCGGAACCTGTATATTATGAGAGTTCTATTGCAGCAGTCTCCGTCGCTTGTCACGAAGTGGGTCACGCCATTCAGCATAAAGTAAGTTATCCTATGTTAACACTACGTCACCGGATGTTCCCAGTAGTTAATTTTGCATCAGGTATAGCACCATTCATGCTTATGGCAGGATTCATATTCGGTTACTTTAATCTTATAGGCCTTGGTATCATCTTCTTCTCGGCCGCTGTTGCCTTCCAGCTTGTGACACTGCCAGTTGAGTTCAATGCCAGCAACCGGGCACGCCAAGTCATGGTAGAGCAAGGCTACATTCGTAACGAAGAGGAACGCGGAGTAGCCAAAGTCCTAAACGCAGCTGCATTAACATACGTTGCCGCCGCATTAGTATCCTTACTCGAACTGCTTCGTTTGATTACCGTCTTCTTAGGTAACCGCGACTAA
- a CDS encoding LysR family transcriptional regulator: MELRQLQYFLKVAQKEHVTRAAEELHVAQSAVSRQIHQLEQELGVDLFMQKGRNLQLTPVGQLFCKRVDSILKELEHSVNEVHEFLDPERGEIRIGFPHSLGTHLIPTIVAEFRQFYPHVKFRFKQGSYPSLIKDVLSGEVDLTFISPFPENDEHVSGDIVMTEELFAILPQNHRLAGESEIRLEQLQKEKFVLFSQGYSLRPIVWQACLQAGFQPQIAFEGGETDTIRGLVAAGMGVSLLPEMAFYQTNPLQPAQVRVVEPAVTRTVGLIYRTDSKLPLVARSFRTFLISYFKARQNNTPVGS, encoded by the coding sequence GTGGAGCTAAGACAGCTGCAATATTTTCTAAAGGTAGCCCAAAAAGAACATGTAACAAGAGCGGCAGAAGAACTTCATGTAGCGCAATCTGCGGTAAGCCGTCAGATTCATCAGTTGGAGCAAGAGCTTGGGGTTGACTTGTTCATGCAAAAAGGGCGTAATTTGCAGCTAACGCCGGTTGGACAGCTCTTTTGCAAAAGGGTGGATAGTATCCTAAAAGAGTTGGAACATTCAGTTAATGAGGTGCATGAATTTCTGGATCCGGAGCGTGGGGAGATTCGTATAGGATTTCCTCACAGTCTTGGCACGCATCTTATCCCGACTATCGTTGCAGAATTCCGCCAGTTCTATCCCCATGTTAAATTTCGCTTTAAACAAGGTTCTTACCCTTCTTTGATAAAAGATGTATTATCTGGTGAGGTGGATCTAACATTTATTTCGCCTTTTCCGGAAAATGATGAGCATGTCTCTGGGGATATTGTTATGACTGAAGAGTTATTTGCAATACTTCCTCAGAATCATCGGTTAGCAGGAGAGTCTGAGATCCGATTAGAGCAGCTTCAAAAAGAAAAGTTTGTTCTGTTCAGTCAGGGGTATTCTCTGAGACCTATTGTATGGCAGGCGTGCCTACAGGCGGGATTTCAACCGCAGATTGCATTTGAGGGTGGAGAGACAGATACCATTCGTGGTTTAGTGGCGGCAGGAATGGGTGTAAGCCTTCTTCCGGAGATGGCGTTCTATCAGACGAATCCTCTTCAGCCGGCTCAGGTAAGGGTCGTGGAGCCTGCAGTAACGAGAACGGTTGGTTTGATTTACCGGACAGATAGTAAGCTGCCGCTGGTTGCGCGTTCATTTCGAACTTTTTTGATATCTTATTTTAAAGCTAGACAAAACAATACCCCGGTTGGCTCTTAG
- a CDS encoding rhomboid family intramembrane serine protease has product MIFIRYENWKSYLRYYPITCLLIVANVIMFILMTFNGGSTNIQTLVDFGAIVDVSPFKEELWRYVAAIFLHNGFSHLFFNSFALLVFAPPLERLLGWWRYAILYVVGGVIANVLTIAISSRSALDVGTVSVGASGAIYAVYGAFLYIAVIQRAMMDEGSRKTLYGLLVIGIIMSFATPNVNWVAHIGGLVSGFFLYGLIIRIFNKSLRQGR; this is encoded by the coding sequence ATGATATTTATACGGTATGAAAATTGGAAAAGTTATCTCCGGTATTACCCGATAACATGTCTTCTCATTGTGGCAAACGTGATTATGTTTATCCTCATGACGTTCAATGGAGGATCCACCAATATACAAACACTTGTTGATTTTGGTGCTATAGTCGATGTTAGTCCATTTAAAGAGGAACTATGGCGCTATGTGGCGGCTATTTTTTTACATAATGGGTTTTCCCATCTATTCTTTAATAGCTTTGCTCTGCTGGTCTTTGCACCGCCTCTGGAGCGCCTGTTAGGCTGGTGGCGATATGCCATTCTTTATGTGGTAGGTGGAGTTATTGCGAATGTGCTAACGATTGCGATCAGCAGTCGCTCTGCATTAGACGTAGGTACGGTCTCAGTGGGTGCTTCTGGAGCGATCTACGCCGTTTATGGCGCCTTTTTATACATTGCTGTTATTCAACGGGCGATGATGGACGAAGGCTCGCGAAAGACGTTATACGGATTGCTAGTAATCGGGATAATTATGTCGTTTGCAACGCCAAATGTGAATTGGGTTGCGCATATCGGAGGGTTGGTTTCTGGCTTTTTCCTATATGGACTTATTATTCGTATATTTAATAAAAGCCTAAGACAGGGGCGATGA
- the tpx gene encoding thiol peroxidase, producing MTQERTGVATFKNNPITLVGPKLNAGDPAPDFVLSKNLLEEVSLSDYAGKIKLISVVPSLDTGVCDAQTRRFNSEAAELGDDVVILTVSMDLPFAQARWCGAAGIDRVITLSDHKAASFGQAYGVLINEFRLDMRSIFVLDKNNTLTYVEYLSEMTEHPNYEDAIAAVKELL from the coding sequence ATGACGCAAGAAAGAACAGGCGTAGCTACTTTCAAAAACAACCCCATTACTCTCGTAGGACCCAAGCTCAATGCTGGTGATCCCGCTCCCGATTTTGTTCTTAGTAAGAATCTACTGGAAGAAGTGTCTCTTAGTGATTATGCCGGTAAAATCAAGCTGATCAGCGTTGTCCCTTCTCTCGATACTGGTGTATGTGATGCACAGACACGCCGGTTCAATAGCGAAGCTGCAGAACTAGGTGACGATGTAGTTATCCTTACCGTTAGTATGGACCTGCCATTCGCTCAAGCTCGCTGGTGTGGCGCTGCAGGTATCGATCGAGTGATCACACTTTCCGATCACAAAGCAGCCTCATTCGGACAAGCTTATGGTGTTCTAATCAACGAATTCCGGTTAGATATGCGTTCAATTTTTGTACTAGACAAGAACAACACACTCACCTATGTTGAATATTTGAGTGAAATGACTGAACACCCTAATTATGAAGATGCTATAGCTGCTGTGAAGGAGCTCCTCTAA
- a CDS encoding DUF1499 domain-containing protein, with protein sequence MSLKRTLVGLFRSHDGTSDRAKDPTLKTRYYNLTKDKAWEEVSATLKKVPGFKVLHEVESVGEITLEKRTAFGRTLDITVSVLNTTPVRCGVDMYSASRGSLGDLGANYRVIQRLYASLDKKLGKYKAD encoded by the coding sequence TTGTCGTTAAAAAGAACCTTGGTCGGTTTATTCCGCAGTCATGATGGTACAAGCGACCGCGCAAAAGATCCGACATTAAAAACGCGTTATTACAACCTTACGAAGGACAAAGCTTGGGAGGAAGTTTCAGCTACACTTAAGAAAGTTCCTGGATTCAAGGTGCTTCATGAAGTGGAGTCAGTAGGTGAGATTACTCTGGAGAAAAGAACGGCATTCGGCCGTACACTGGACATTACTGTCTCGGTGCTCAATACCACACCTGTACGTTGTGGCGTAGATATGTACTCTGCATCTAGAGGTTCGCTAGGTGATCTAGGTGCAAATTACCGTGTTATTCAGCGGTTGTATGCATCTTTGGACAAAAAATTAGGAAAATACAAAGCGGACTAA
- a CDS encoding DUF624 domain-containing protein, whose product MEFKGAMGGLYRITEWITRIAASNILWALCSAPFLFFGVMKMIMLGTSAGGVNEQLTLNWAMGILAPFTVFPASAALFTVVRKWVMGNTDVGTFRTFFQGYKENYLKSMLGGVIYTLMFVIMYVDVTVYMTQMPNFRIVGILMLVLMIILSVSMFNFFSIVVHYQMSFKQVMTNSFLLTIARPIRVFSTLIAAAVLVYIGLRYPALYFICIPTLIAMAAFFNFYATYNKLQLQVEQKKLKEEEEREAALNNQDDDDDDEDDDDYEVDVENKDLKRS is encoded by the coding sequence TTGGAGTTTAAAGGAGCAATGGGCGGTTTATACCGCATCACAGAATGGATTACACGTATCGCAGCTAGTAATATCTTATGGGCACTATGTTCCGCCCCGTTTTTGTTTTTTGGTGTGATGAAAATGATTATGCTAGGGACAAGCGCGGGTGGAGTTAATGAGCAGCTCACTCTAAACTGGGCAATGGGAATTCTAGCACCATTTACAGTATTTCCTGCTTCAGCAGCTTTGTTTACCGTAGTACGTAAATGGGTTATGGGGAACACGGATGTAGGAACTTTTCGTACATTTTTTCAGGGGTATAAAGAGAATTATTTAAAAAGTATGCTCGGAGGAGTTATCTATACATTGATGTTCGTTATTATGTACGTCGATGTAACGGTTTACATGACACAGATGCCTAACTTCAGAATTGTTGGTATATTGATGTTAGTGCTCATGATTATTTTGTCAGTGTCCATGTTTAACTTCTTTTCCATTGTTGTTCATTATCAAATGAGCTTTAAACAAGTAATGACTAACTCATTTTTGCTGACAATTGCACGTCCTATTCGTGTGTTCTCAACATTGATAGCAGCAGCAGTTCTTGTTTATATCGGTCTGAGATATCCAGCGCTATATTTCATCTGTATTCCAACGCTGATTGCGATGGCTGCTTTCTTTAACTTCTATGCTACCTATAATAAACTGCAACTGCAGGTGGAACAGAAGAAGCTGAAAGAGGAAGAAGAGAGAGAGGCTGCTTTGAACAATCAAGATGATGATGATGATGACGAAGATGATGACGATTATGAGGTCGATGTTGAGAATAAAGATTTAAAACGTAGTTAA
- a CDS encoding YjcZ family sporulation protein — protein sequence MSSPVGYGGWTSTGTILVLFILLVIITRTFL from the coding sequence ATGTCCTCACCTGTTGGCTACGGCGGCTGGACTTCCACCGGCACGATCCTCGTATTGTTTATCCTGCTCGTTATCATCACTCGTACTTTCCTATAA
- a CDS encoding DEAD/DEAH box helicase yields the protein MKTFAEFGLEPKVLQAITELGFEEATPIQEQSIPLALTGSDLIGQAQTGTGKTAAFGIPLISKINREDEKILALIMAPTRELAIQVSEEIGKLSRFKGLRSLAIYGGQDIGRQIRGLKKKPQIIIGTPGRLLDHINRKTIRLDDVQTVVLDEADEMLDMGFMEDIQTILKLVPEERQTMLFSATMPPNIQRLAQQFLNNPQHVSVIPKQISAPLIDQAYVEVPERQKFEALSRLIDMESPELAIVFGRTKRRVDELAEALQKRGYSADGLHGDLSQNQRDAVMRKFRDGSIDVLVATDVAARGLDVSGVTHVINFDLPQDPESYVHRIGRTGRAGKEGTAWSFVTPREMDHLHLIERVTRHRITRKPLPTMAEAIEGKQRVTAERLLEMVESGELNEYKGISIQLLEQYDSVQLLSAAMKLLTGDKKDSAIELTPEDPIRAKRRGGKNDIRSGRKPSGGYGGNRGTSGGSTGGYRGNRDNNGGGSRGGYSSGGSNYGSGSGGYGGGYKGNRDGASRDGGANRSSADRKPSTRPSSTSARPAAKREDFDN from the coding sequence TTGAAAACATTCGCAGAATTTGGCTTGGAGCCAAAAGTGCTACAAGCAATCACAGAGTTAGGATTTGAGGAGGCAACACCGATACAGGAGCAGTCCATTCCATTGGCATTGACTGGGTCGGATCTGATCGGTCAAGCACAGACTGGTACAGGTAAAACTGCAGCTTTTGGTATCCCCCTCATTTCGAAGATTAATCGCGAAGACGAAAAAATTCTGGCGCTTATTATGGCACCAACACGTGAGTTGGCCATCCAAGTATCAGAAGAAATCGGTAAGCTAAGCCGTTTTAAAGGTCTTCGTTCGTTGGCAATTTATGGCGGACAAGATATTGGTCGTCAAATCCGTGGTCTAAAGAAGAAACCACAAATTATTATTGGTACACCAGGACGTTTGCTTGACCATATCAACCGTAAAACGATTCGTTTGGATGATGTTCAAACCGTTGTATTGGATGAAGCAGATGAAATGCTGGATATGGGCTTTATGGAAGATATTCAGACCATCCTCAAGCTCGTTCCTGAAGAGCGTCAAACTATGTTGTTCTCGGCTACAATGCCTCCAAACATTCAACGTCTTGCACAGCAATTCCTGAACAACCCGCAACACGTCTCCGTTATTCCGAAACAAATCAGTGCTCCGCTGATTGATCAAGCTTATGTTGAAGTACCTGAACGTCAAAAGTTCGAAGCACTTAGTCGTTTGATTGATATGGAATCTCCTGAGCTTGCAATCGTGTTCGGACGTACGAAACGCCGGGTTGATGAGCTTGCAGAAGCTTTGCAAAAACGTGGATACTCCGCTGATGGATTGCATGGTGACCTGTCACAGAACCAACGTGATGCTGTAATGCGTAAATTCCGCGATGGTAGCATTGATGTGCTGGTAGCTACTGACGTAGCAGCTCGTGGTCTGGACGTATCCGGCGTTACTCACGTAATTAACTTTGACTTACCGCAAGATCCAGAAAGCTATGTACACCGTATCGGTCGTACAGGACGCGCTGGTAAAGAAGGTACAGCTTGGTCTTTCGTTACTCCACGCGAAATGGATCACCTGCATTTGATCGAACGCGTTACTCGTCACCGTATTACTCGTAAACCATTGCCAACAATGGCTGAGGCTATCGAAGGTAAACAACGCGTAACAGCTGAGCGTTTGCTTGAAATGGTTGAAAGTGGCGAATTGAATGAGTACAAAGGTATCTCCATTCAGTTGCTTGAACAATATGATTCCGTTCAATTGCTGTCGGCTGCAATGAAGCTTCTGACTGGTGATAAGAAGGATTCTGCAATTGAATTGACTCCTGAAGATCCGATCCGTGCTAAACGTCGTGGTGGTAAAAACGACATTCGCAGTGGCCGCAAACCTAGTGGTGGTTATGGCGGAAACCGTGGTACTTCCGGTGGCAGCACTGGTGGATACCGTGGAAACCGCGACAACAACGGTGGTGGTAGTCGTGGTGGCTACAGCAGCGGTGGCAGTAACTATGGTAGCGGCAGTGGCGGTTATGGCGGCGGCTATAAAGGCAACCGTGATGGAGCGAGTCGTGACGGCGGTGCAAACCGTAGTAGTGCGGACCGCAAACCATCTACACGTCCAAGCAGCACTAGCGCACGTCCAGCAGCAAAACGTGAAGATTTCGATAATTAA
- a CDS encoding YitT family protein — MLRQIWNCIAVIFGAALIASGFNLFLIPHRLLSGGVSGLSMLVGYFTPINISLLYLLFNIPLLLAGWFQLGRRFIMLSMLSVVATTWFLTIIPEYLVATDMLLSSVFGGVLVGIGCGFSFRAGGSSGGFDILGSIITKFRDFPVGNVVVSLNGLVILAAAYFDNNWNLALASMVSIYVTGKVLDMIHISHLKVTVYIVTNRTDELLQHLIGLQRGVTKIKTEGAYSLVEKDMLMTVTTRYELAELQRIIRTTDPQAFVNIVETVGVMGSFRKR, encoded by the coding sequence TTGTTAAGACAGATTTGGAATTGTATTGCAGTTATTTTTGGAGCAGCGCTGATTGCCAGTGGATTTAATCTTTTTTTAATCCCTCATCGCCTACTCAGCGGAGGAGTATCTGGGCTTTCCATGTTAGTGGGTTACTTTACCCCTATAAACATAAGCCTTTTATACTTACTCTTTAATATTCCTTTGCTCTTAGCTGGTTGGTTCCAGCTGGGTCGAAGATTTATTATGCTTAGCATGTTATCGGTTGTGGCAACCACCTGGTTCTTGACGATCATTCCAGAGTATTTGGTAGCCACTGATATGCTGCTTTCTTCCGTATTCGGCGGGGTGTTGGTCGGTATCGGCTGTGGTTTTTCCTTCCGTGCAGGTGGTTCATCCGGAGGCTTTGATATCCTGGGTTCAATTATCACTAAGTTCCGCGATTTTCCAGTTGGAAATGTAGTGGTAAGCTTAAATGGACTCGTTATCCTTGCTGCAGCCTATTTTGATAACAACTGGAACTTGGCTCTTGCATCGATGGTATCTATTTACGTAACTGGTAAGGTACTGGACATGATTCATATCAGCCATTTAAAGGTAACCGTATATATAGTAACGAATCGTACTGATGAGCTCCTTCAGCATCTAATTGGACTCCAGCGTGGAGTCACAAAGATTAAAACAGAAGGCGCTTATTCTCTTGTTGAAAAGGACATGCTAATGACAGTAACAACCCGCTATGAACTTGCTGAGCTGCAACGTATTATCCGCACGACAGATCCTCAAGCTTTTGTAAATATTGTTGAGACTGTTGGCGTTATGGGCTCCTTCCGAAAAAGATAA
- a CDS encoding putative glycoside hydrolase: MNITWALLMMALGSVGVQQNQHDAEVAIALKSAMNPPVIAQQNNNSNVATPNATTEANDSQSMLHADPQPDAPKVKGIYVTAYSAGGERMEKLLSLLDQTELNSMVIDIKDDAGYITYKTDNPELLKLGNPQNFIGDINKLMERLKKHDVYPIARIVVFKDSILAKKNPQLSFVNADGSVWKNKGGDSFVNPYNEDVWKYNVDIAKEAVKLGFKEIQFDYVRFPEGFEKRADTLKYTKSSDSRVDIISNFVKYAKAELAPLGVRVSVDIFGYAASAPAEGIGQDFVKISKNVDVISPMVYPSHYSTGWFGVKEPDLDPYATIKGSMVDTHKKLDPLGSYKPIIRPWIQDFTASWLGSGHYIKYGKQQVEDQIRALKDENVDEFLLWNANNRYTSGVDYEK, encoded by the coding sequence ATGAACATCACCTGGGCACTACTGATGATGGCCTTGGGAAGTGTAGGCGTGCAACAGAACCAACATGACGCTGAAGTGGCTATCGCATTGAAGTCCGCCATGAACCCTCCTGTCATCGCACAACAAAACAATAATTCAAATGTTGCAACTCCAAATGCTACAACTGAGGCAAATGACTCGCAAAGTATGCTGCACGCAGATCCTCAGCCGGATGCACCGAAAGTAAAAGGCATCTATGTTACCGCATACAGTGCAGGTGGAGAACGAATGGAAAAGCTGCTATCTTTGCTCGACCAAACTGAACTAAATTCTATGGTCATTGACATTAAAGATGATGCTGGTTATATCACGTATAAGACCGATAATCCAGAGCTTCTGAAGCTGGGTAATCCCCAGAACTTCATTGGTGATATCAACAAGCTGATGGAAAGATTGAAGAAACATGATGTTTATCCTATTGCACGAATTGTTGTCTTTAAGGACTCTATACTCGCTAAAAAGAACCCGCAATTATCCTTTGTTAATGCAGACGGCTCAGTATGGAAAAATAAAGGCGGGGATAGCTTTGTTAATCCTTACAATGAAGATGTCTGGAAATACAATGTCGATATTGCCAAGGAAGCTGTCAAACTCGGCTTTAAAGAAATTCAATTCGACTATGTCCGCTTTCCTGAAGGATTCGAGAAACGTGCGGATACACTTAAATACACTAAATCCAGCGATTCTCGCGTAGACATCATTTCTAATTTTGTGAAATATGCCAAAGCAGAGCTTGCTCCGCTAGGTGTTCGCGTGTCCGTAGATATTTTTGGATATGCAGCATCTGCACCTGCTGAGGGCATTGGACAGGACTTTGTTAAAATATCCAAGAATGTGGATGTCATCAGCCCGATGGTATATCCAAGTCATTATTCAACAGGATGGTTTGGTGTAAAAGAGCCAGACTTAGATCCATATGCTACCATCAAAGGCTCCATGGTTGATACGCATAAGAAGCTTGATCCACTCGGCAGCTACAAACCTATTATTCGTCCTTGGATTCAAGACTTTACAGCAAGCTGGCTCGGGAGCGGTCATTATATTAAATACGGCAAACAACAAGTGGAAGATCAGATCCGCGCTTTAAAAGATGAAAATGTGGATGAGTTTCTGCTCTGGAACGCCAATAACCGCTATACCTCCGGCGTCGACTATGAGAAATAA
- a CDS encoding MATE family efflux transporter — MIHTTSLKQKAGQFFHILFPILITQIALSAIAFFDTNMSGKFGTADLAGVAIGTSLWIPIQTGLSGILMGITPIVSQLIGSKKDKDVAYQVTQGIWLSLIVSVIVLIIGSLALSPILNFMNLEPTVRDVAFRFLSAISFGIIPLFGYTVLRSCIDALGQTRVSMLITLIALPVNVGLNYLLIFGKFGFPRLGGVGAGVASAITYWVIFSVALLFIYRAKTFANLRIFRKFYFISLKSFKDLLKIGVPIGFSIFFETAVFSAVTLLMSRFDTVTIAAHQAAINFATTLYMIPLSICMSLTILVGFETGSGRQKDARQYAIMGIGLAAILSLATALLLLFAGHHVAGLYSDEPDVISLIQHFLIYAIFFQISDAIATPTQGALRGYKDVNPAFIICFIAYWIIGLPTGYVLATYTELGAYGYWIGLITGLAIGAILLLSRLVKVQRRYATQHADAQPHQ, encoded by the coding sequence ATGATACATACCACCTCTTTAAAACAAAAGGCAGGACAATTTTTTCATATTTTATTTCCAATTCTAATTACACAGATTGCATTATCAGCGATAGCCTTCTTTGATACAAACATGTCGGGTAAATTTGGTACAGCCGATTTGGCAGGTGTGGCGATAGGAACCAGTCTCTGGATTCCTATCCAAACGGGTTTAAGTGGAATTCTTATGGGGATCACCCCCATCGTCTCCCAGCTTATAGGAAGCAAAAAAGATAAGGATGTAGCCTATCAAGTTACGCAGGGAATCTGGCTGTCACTAATCGTCTCTGTAATTGTGCTAATAATCGGCAGCCTCGCCTTATCACCTATCCTTAATTTTATGAATCTGGAGCCGACTGTAAGAGATGTTGCATTCCGCTTCCTTAGTGCGATCTCCTTCGGAATTATCCCGCTGTTTGGTTATACGGTTCTCCGTAGCTGTATAGACGCTCTTGGGCAAACGCGCGTATCTATGTTGATTACACTAATAGCCCTGCCCGTCAATGTGGGCTTGAACTACTTGCTGATCTTTGGGAAATTCGGATTCCCTCGTCTCGGTGGTGTAGGAGCTGGTGTGGCATCCGCCATCACCTACTGGGTAATATTCTCTGTTGCCCTGCTGTTCATTTATCGAGCTAAAACATTTGCTAACCTTAGAATCTTCCGAAAGTTTTATTTTATATCGCTAAAAAGCTTCAAAGACCTATTGAAGATCGGCGTACCTATCGGCTTTTCGATTTTTTTTGAAACTGCGGTCTTCTCCGCCGTAACCTTGTTGATGAGTCGATTCGATACCGTAACGATTGCAGCTCATCAAGCTGCCATTAATTTTGCAACTACGTTATATATGATTCCGCTTAGTATCTGTATGAGTCTTACCATTCTAGTCGGCTTCGAGACCGGATCTGGCAGACAAAAGGATGCCCGTCAATATGCCATAATGGGAATTGGACTTGCGGCTATACTATCCCTGGCAACAGCACTCCTGCTTTTATTCGCTGGTCACCATGTTGCTGGTTTATACTCTGATGAGCCTGATGTCATTTCATTAATTCAGCACTTCTTGATCTATGCGATCTTCTTCCAGATCTCCGATGCGATTGCCACACCTACGCAAGGAGCGCTACGTGGATATAAAGATGTTAACCCAGCCTTCATAATTTGTTTTATAGCTTATTGGATTATAGGGCTCCCCACTGGTTATGTGCTTGCAACTTACACTGAGTTAGGAGCATACGGCTATTGGATCGGACTTATCACTGGTCTTGCCATCGGCGCCATTCTACTCTTGTCTCGGCTTGTCAAAGTTCAACGACGGTATGCCACACAACATGCTGACGCTCAACCACATCAATAA
- the pfkA gene encoding 6-phosphofructokinase: protein MSKIKKIAVLTSGGDSQGMNAAVRAVVRSAIYYGIEVYGVQRGYQGLLNRDIFPMDIRSVGDIIQRGGTILQSARCLEFTKPEGQQKGAEILNEMGIDGLVVIGGDGSYKGANKLSKLGIKTMALPGTIDNDISYTDYTIGFDTAVGVVVDAINKLRDTMSSHERSSIVEVMGRHCGDIALHAGLASGAETILVPEMPYDLNEVADRMRDNFIKGKRHSIVIVAEGVGKGEDVAQALKDRHASLDARVTVLGHIQRGGTPTPGDRNLASRLGDFAVRKLIEGESGKGCGIIKGELVLTDIDLVVNTKKDFDVEMYELASRLSQ from the coding sequence ATGTCAAAAATCAAAAAAATTGCAGTACTGACTAGTGGTGGAGATTCACAAGGTATGAACGCTGCAGTTCGTGCGGTTGTAAGAAGCGCAATTTATTACGGTATTGAAGTCTATGGTGTGCAGCGTGGTTATCAAGGACTTCTGAATCGCGATATTTTCCCAATGGATATCCGCAGTGTAGGTGACATTATTCAACGCGGAGGTACCATTCTGCAATCCGCAAGATGTCTGGAGTTCACGAAGCCAGAAGGTCAGCAAAAAGGAGCAGAAATCCTTAATGAAATGGGCATCGATGGCCTAGTAGTTATCGGTGGAGATGGTTCTTATAAAGGTGCGAATAAACTAAGTAAACTTGGAATCAAGACAATGGCTTTGCCGGGTACGATTGATAACGATATTTCTTATACAGACTACACTATTGGATTTGATACAGCAGTTGGTGTCGTTGTTGACGCCATTAACAAATTGCGTGACACAATGTCCTCTCACGAGCGCTCTTCAATTGTAGAGGTTATGGGTCGTCACTGTGGAGACATCGCGCTTCACGCAGGACTGGCATCCGGTGCAGAAACGATTCTTGTACCAGAAATGCCGTATGATTTGAATGAAGTTGCTGATCGGATGCGTGACAATTTTATCAAAGGTAAACGTCACAGTATTGTAATTGTTGCAGAAGGTGTTGGTAAAGGCGAAGATGTAGCTCAAGCGCTTAAGGACCGTCATGCTTCTCTGGATGCACGTGTTACTGTTCTTGGACATATTCAACGTGGAGGAACACCAACACCTGGCGACCGTAATCTAGCTAGCCGTCTTGGTGATTTCGCTGTTCGTAAGCTAATTGAAGGTGAATCCGGAAAAGGTTGCGGTATTATCAAGGGTGAGCTAGTACTTACCGATATTGATCTTGTTGTGAATACGAAGAAGGACTTTGATGTAGAGATGTACGAGCTTGCATCCCGTCTATCTCAATAA